CTGTCCCTCCCTTGTCTCTGGTTGAGTAGAGTAGTCAAATGTGAAGTTTTGATTGAGCGGATGTGTGGACTTGAGCTTTGGTAAGCAGTTGTGAGCCTGCAGTTTCCAACACGTCTTGTCCACTTTTGTTAAAACAGAGCTGAAGAGTTAAATACCAGTCGGCTGGCAGAGCTGGAGGACGACATTCAGCAACAGTTAGCCCAAGCAGAGGAGCGGGCCAGAGTCGAGGTGAGTGCTGTATGtacaatttttctttcctttcataCTCCTTTATAGGAAGAAAATTAAAGTCATAAACATATACATAATGAGTTAATGTTGCATTTAGAGTGCAGTTTAATTCCAGCTGAAACAAAATGCTTGTTTTTACCAGAACCACCTACATAGCTGTGGTGAACTCAACAGGTTATGTGTCTTTCTCACAAAGAGGGTCTGTAATGTCAGATGAAAGCCCCACTTCAAGCTCTCTGCCGGCCTGCACTTCTGACTGCTTTGGTTTCATGTTTGCAGGAGCGAAAGAAAATGGAAGGAATCATAGCAACCATGCAGAGGAAATACAACGATGAGATTGCAGATCTGCATGCAACAGCTGATCAACTGTTAATGGTAGGCCTGTCACAGAAAACAATTTACACTTTAACAACTAGGACAACAAATTCCATCGAAGACGGTCTAATGCattcaatgtttgttttcagcctGTCACACACATCTGAAACACGTAcacattgttttctaaaaactgtaaaagatatgctgcaggtatttttgAAAGAGACTTTAAATACTATGTTATtgtattgggattttaagtggAAGTAGAATAATCTGTAATGGCCAAGTTGGTGTACTCAAATAAACTTGCCTTATATTTTATATCTACCTTTAGATGTATATTTATGAGTATTTAATCATATATATGTATAGATACCCACATACTTACACAAACTGTACACAAATTGTCCCAGATCAGGACGGACTAAAGGACTTACTTTGCTAGGTACTGCATAAAAACTTGGAGAAGTGCCTGTTCATCGCAACCAATCTGAAAGAAATGCACAACAGTTGATGATATTactcatatatttaaaaaaaaaaactttattggaAGTAACATAAGCCTTTTCTGAAACTACagaaggcaaaaataaaacaaagtgcatATGTTTTAACACAACTGCTGTCTGTTTGTGGAAGCGCTTGCTACTTTTGTCCTGTAGATGGCCACAGTTGACAGTAAACACAAATGATGAAACCAGTTCTTCCTTGTAAGCAGGATTACTGATTAATGCTGCTCACACTGATGAGTAGAATGTGTGCACTCCTTAATTTcaagagatttattttaaacctaaGCCAAACATGTGTTTGAGGAAATCTGTAAACAGTGATCCCACACTTCATTGTTACTTCAATGGTGTATAAAgtgtataaaattaaatttttcctCATTCTCCTGTTATAGTATTTGACAATAtatgaaatgttaaataaaactggCAGCAAAGTACAGAACAGAAACGTGTTTCAGCTGtctaacaaaatgtttatatggCTTTAATTTGGAGAACCAGGAGAGCTCTGAACTAAACCACTCAAAAGATGAGGTGATCAAACTGAACAAACAGATCAGTGATCTCTTACAGGTAAAGAACTCTGGATTCCAAGTCAAATATATCGTATGCACTTTGGATTAAATTGCTTATAGTGCATCTTTGTGCAGGAAAAGGAGCAGTTGCGAAGTTCTCTGGTGCAAAACCAGACAAACATGGCTGTACTCCACTCTGAACTGGACAAGCTGAAGAACATGTTTGGAGAGCAAAAAGCCCAGCATGAAAGgtaaagggttttttttgtttttttctggttcaactaataaatgttgttccattgttttatgaaatggaaatgtatgatttttcttctgttggtGTTCACAGAGAAACAGAAGTATTAAAAAAGATGGTGACAGAATATCAGTCGTACTCTAATCACATTCAGATCCTCCAGTAAGTCCACCTTGatcatatttcttgttttggATGGCCTAATGAAGAATGCCAAAATTTAGATGATtgttattgtattattattgtatAGAATAGATAAGATTTAGATATCAACATGGCCTCAAAACTAAAggtcaacaaaagaaaatcaaactttttaaacaaccgtaacaaaattaaaatgactttcaaAATAGAGAAGCAATCAGTTATGCAAATATCATGGTGGAGAGGAATCCTAAGGTGAGGAGCCACTTGACCCAGGCAGCTGTAATCTGTATCATTTGGAGTCTATGGAGATTTTTGTGATAAACCACACAAGTCACTTAAGCTCTATTTGAGTCGAGGCAAATATTGccaaatacttttggcaatatagtgCTGGCTGTTATTTGTATGATATTGAAAATGTAGGTCTGAGACTGAGTCACTCCAATCTAACATCTGTTTATACACGAAGAGCATCTTTGCGCTGTATAATATTGGTTTCTGCTCTTCTTATTGATCTATGTGGCTGTAAGGTGTACCCTTACCAGAAGAAAAGCTTAGTTGTTTGTACAGCAAGTAGTCTATTTGACAGGCTCTGTTGCTGGTGTGTGTGCTACATTAGTGCTTCTTGTAattcttctgaaaaaaaaaaaatgacgtAATGATTTTGTAGTTGTTGGAATTGAATTCTATCTGCTATGAAAACTTTGAATGCCTCTGTAATCTTTGGCGAGCTCCTGTAATGAAGCAGTCATAAAATACTAGTattagagaaaatatttatcGTAAATCTCTTCAGCTGTGTTATAATTAGTAGGTAGAAATCTCAGTTATGTTTGTATTGATGtgtaatgatggcacttgacaaaatataatgtatACTGGTTTTCTCAATTCTGTGTCTTCTGACACAGAAGTCTTTTATGAACAGAACTTTAactgttttgttgctgaaataaacttgattgtttgtttgttgctttaaaCACAATTATTTGAAAAGGAACAAGCTGGACTTGTTTTGTAACGTGCTGCTAACAAGCAGCCCCTTTTTCCTTctataagaggaaaaaaatgacaaccaAATGCCAAAATAACgactttgaaaaaaatttaagctAAAGAGAAATTACAGAATGAGGAACAACTTAGTTTTCCTCAAGGAACTGTATGAATATTAATTATATGCTCTTGTATTTTCTTGAACACATCAGGGAAATGAACAAGAAGCTTTATGACAGTAATGATGGACTGCGCTCAGCTTTAGCCAGTCAAACGGTTGCAGCTAAAAGGAGGGTGAGTTCCTTGTTTGCTCAGCTATGTTTCCTCATACCTGCTGGCTTTATCAGAAAGAACCTCAATGTCCTGCCAAGTgcacaagtaaaataaaatgtttctaatcCACTAAACAGCTGTCTCCTCAAGACGAAATCCCTGCCAGGAGAATGAAACCTATTCGACAGAGCACACTCAATCATGGCAGGTATATGGAGTCCCTGTTCTCACCTGCATGACGACTCGGATCGATCACTGGGAAGATCAATTGTCCCAACAATATTCTGacttgtgtgtgtatgtgtgtgcagaTCCAAGCAGAACCCCAGCATCTTCCGCGTGTCCACCTGGGCTGACCGGTACCTGGACAGCGGCTTGCCAATGGACACGGTTGAGAGCTCAGCCAGTGACTATGATACTGACGACAGCATGAGTTCTGTGGAAACTGTGCACCACAGTTACTCGTTCATCCCGTCAGACATAGAGGTGAGGGGGAAAAACAGAGCAGTATCAATTAAAGACAGCGACAGTTTGTATTTAACcctttaaaattatatttattttggttgttgCAGATATCAGAGGTTAGGGCTGAGGCTGCAGTCTCTGTAGCTCCCAGCCAAACCAGCTCCATCACTTCATCCCTGCGAAAACGCTTGTCTGCCTTTCCCACCAAGGTAAAAAAAGCTTGTATTTATGATATCTTACAAACAAGCAACAACATGGACATAGACAATTTTGTTggaattcaaattaattaaataaattctgattttattagTGCAGGAGTTATCTCATATCTTTTGGCATCTTTTTTTCTATCCCTCTGTTTATTTTGCTACATGTTGTAATAAGACAGATATTGGCCAGTGGCTAAAAGAAAAGGGCCTTACTTAGTAGTTGTGGATTACTAATTAGGAATTCATAGAATCTTTGATCCAACTATAGAACTAATGAATGAatacatttacttatttattggaTCAATTACGCCATTAGAAATAAAGTGTAACTGACTAAATaaactccatttttatttcatgtggACGATAGAAGAAGGTTAAACATTCATATTGTTGTATCCTTATTCTGTTGTTTGTATAATACTTTGTATGATACCTCGTCACTGCAGGACAAGATGCTAACTTCAAAATTGCACAAAATATAACAACTGCACCTCTTAATTTAGATTATTGTGATCtcatatttataattttctttgtagCAGTTAGGGGACAACATCACAGTGACAGGAGGACCTTCACCAGTGTACCGTGTTGTTTTAGCAGGAGATGCAGGAGCTGGAAAGTCCAGTTTTCTGTTGCGGTTGACACTCAATGAATTTAGAGCAGACATTCAGACAACGTTGGGTAGGTAACACTAAATATGTTGCCTTCACATacacaagtgttttttttacttacaaatACACTGGAAAGACCCTGAAAAGGGAGTCTGTGCTGAATTATTTTATCCCGAGAGCTTCTACCTGCTTTACTTTTTACCCTCTGAtctgtttttaagaaatttgttaaaaaattaatcTCACAGTTGTGGATTCCTGGCTTCAGATATTTTAACATGATACATTCCTGCACCCAGGTATTGATTTCCAGATGAAGAAGATGCAGGTGGACGGAGAGACGATGAGTCTGCAGATATGGGACACGGCTGGTCAGGAAAGGTACACCGCTTCCTAGAAAGAAGTTTTATCAAGACGGTAGCGACATGGAAAAATGGATTGCATCACTGTAAATGTGTAAACATTGACTCAGAGAAAGATGCACTTTGCTTCAAAAGAGCTGTGCTTCCTTTTATTTTAGGTTCCGTAGCATTGCCAAGTCCTTTTTCCGTAAAGCTCACGGAGTCCTGCTGCTTTATGATGTTACCTCAGAAAAGAGCTTTCTGAACGTCAGAGAGTGGATAGATCAAATTCAGGTATCCACAGCTCTGATGagacattaaatatatttcacagaTGGGTGTGATGCATATCATATGTCTccttctggttttttttttaggaatccACAGATGAAAAAATTCCCTTTTGTATTGTCGGAAACAAGGTGGACCTCCGGGAGCAACTTCCTGAAGGAAGCTGCGTTTGCAGCTCACATGGAGAAAAGCTGGCCAAGGTGTTACTTTCACCACATGGATGATTGTTTTATAAAGATGTTCAGCCCTCGAGGTGTCAGAGTAAACAGTCTGCAGTCAGGAATGTTAACGCTTTGCTTTGTCCTTGCTTCGCAGGCGTATGGCGCCATGTTCTGTGAAACGAGTGCCAAAGAAGGAACCAACATTGTCGAAGCTGTGCTTCATCTAGCACGGTAGGAAAGTTGggatttgtgttttaattttcaagCCATACATGGCACATTTCTACTAATTATGTcatcaaaatgttaattatatttttatttggattcagTACACACGAGGTAAAGTGTTTcaaacttaacatttttaaaggacTTTTCCTGAGAGCTGGTTAAAAAAAGTATGATGTTCTTATAACTAATAAGAACATCATATGACTTATGAACAAAgatatttaacagaaatgttgaaaagcaAAGCCCACATTCTGCACAGTATATGCCCTCAAGAATTAGTCAGGTCACCTTTTGAATGAGTTACTGTGTCAGTGACGCAGAGCTAATCAGCCTGTCTGCGCTGAGGCCTAAAGGAAGGCAAGgttgtttaaataaatgccTTCACCTTCTGCCAGAGAGGTTTCTGAATATGCTCTGCATATTTTAGATGCGTCTCTGTTGCAGAATACATGATTCATACGATTGCATGGTAAAggatacaataaatgcccaccaataccatcaagtgctgcagaagcctgttagtCACTCACTTATTCAAATCAGATGTGTTGCAGAAGGGAAAcgcctaaaacatgcaggacaaaCCTGAGGACCGGAAATGAGAAACACTGCTCTAGGGAATACTCCATACGTTCTCTATGAGGGTCGGGTCAGGCAGGTTTAGTGTTCATGAGTGAGCCTACATAAAATGTATAACTTTTTGTTGACGTGGCAAAAATGCCTATTCTAAAAGTATTTACAGCatattgagatgcacctgtgtttgtctttcttaTGTTTCtacagagaaataaagaaaaatggcaaattGAGGTGGGAGTCAGAATCTCAGATCATATTGAATGAAACTCTTCCGAAGAAGGTTGTTAAAGGTTGCTGTGGACTGTAAACATGAGGACAGAACAATGAAGAATATCATGCTGCTTGTATCTCAAAAAGGAACAACATTAAgcttgtttacatttgtttttactttattctatTTCACCTCTTAACTGTAAACATAGTTTCGTGAAGGGTTACTCTTTGGTcaaaatgaaggtttttgtAGTAAACTGcacatatataaatacaaattgACATCAtgtattttgtcaaaaatatttaagcttttatatttatttggaaCTGGTTAACGTGAATTAGGATTTAgcctaaatatatttaataattttaagagtttgtcaaatgtttttattaaaatctccCTTTGTAATCAGGACTGTAATGCTAACAGAGATGTATTTGTTTAGAGGATTAAATTTACCAACATCTCCTTCAatattttatggtaaaatatattttaacatttggaCTTTGTGGAGTCCAAATGTAATTTTGAGCTAttttacttagttttttttttttacactttttaaagcATCTTtgtaagcaaaaataaaggCAATCCCTTCCCCAAATAAAACTGACTGcaaataacttttataaacttATCAACTGACTCTCTTCTAAAATCCACTCTTcagtaaaaacattcaaagctCAAGTTCAGTTTTCTTCCCGGCTGTGCTGCTCATACGGTGGGGACCTGCTGGTAGACAACTGGAAATCAATCAGTTCCAGTGAATCacatattttttccttcctgctgAGGAGTTTTAGTTTCTTGCGGTCATAATCATTGACGTCACCAAGCTGCCAAATGCCACCACCAGAGCTCCCAGGATGAACTTCCAGGAAAGTCCCTGAAAACATAAGAGGGGAGTGGTATGAATCTGATTAATTTATCATatcaaatgaaatgaatgagTTGAGTACAATTAaagccagatatttacatacactatATAAAAAGATGCCAAtccgttttctgtttgtttcttgacattaaatccatttttttatctgttatgATACTGTAATTTCTATTTGCCAAATGCCAGAATGAGTGAGAATAGAATTTACAATGATTTTTTCAATTTTGAAGTTTTTgcatacatttatttagtattttactTAATGGTTTTTGCACCAATGTTTTGGGTATCCTTTGAAAATCCTTACACAATAGTCTCATGGACTTTTGGCCCATTGCTCCAGACAGAACTTATGTAACTGAATCAGGTTTATTGCCCACACTCGCCTTTTCAAATCTCAGCAGAGAGCAGGGCTTTCTGACAGCCACTGCAAAGCATTGACTTTAACTAATTTAGCTTTACAATTTCTTCTGTTGTTGATCCACACATGAACATGATCACTGGAAATTCCATGGTGTTTAtgcttactttttaaaaaagattattgGAGCCATGGTGTTCTCAGAGCACATAAACTTATACATTTGAGATAAGtaatacaaaacaatatttttttatggcatttagcaaatgtaaagaaatattagTAACCCTAACTAACCTAGAACATAAGTTTGTCTCCATTTCCACTATCTTCTTATTCTTGCCTGTCTGAGAGGCATCaacagtctgtcacagggcatcTTCTTACACAGCAGATgtaaatgtctgtaaatatctggtttctacTCTATTTAATGGCTTACTGGAGACTTTTTCTTAGAAGGGATAAGGAATGGTGTAATATCATCTCCGAGCACCTTTGCTGGTTTGAGTCTCCACTGTTGCGTATCTTTGCCTCCTGATTGTCGTTTGACAAGTTTGGACAATTCTGCATGGATTGCCTAAGTGTACACAAGAACATGTCTTTACGAAAACTTTGAAATTATACAGTGCATAAGTAATGTGTTCACAgcacttcactttttccacattttatgttacaaccTTATTTGAGATTGTAGTAAATGACTCTCTCCTCAAAATTCCACACACAACATCCCATCATAACAATGTGGAATAAAGTTATTgagatttttgcaaatttattaagcatagaaaatcaagaaatcacatttttgtcattcaCATGCATGAAGCTTAAAATTGAGCTGCTTCCACTGGTCATCCTTGGTGTTTCTACAGCTTTAATTGAGTGCATGCTGGATTTGATTTCAACAGGCTGCAAGGTTCCACCTTTTAAAGAGCTGTAGCTGCAAGTGGCAGACCTCTGGAatataccaacacaaagttgtgctGAGGTGGGTGGGGCATTAAAGCTGCTCAAAGTTAAGGAGGTGGATGGTACCACATATGGggcaaacatggagaaaaaccTGTTAGATTTGGCAAAAGACAAGATACTGAAGCAGATGATTaatttccagcaggacaacaactcTAAACATCAGTGAGAGCTGCAACAGATAGATCAAAGCACATTCATCTGTTAAAATGatccagtcaaagtctggagGATAATCTAAAGCTTTTCAGCAAATCTGACTGAACTATTTTTCAAATGAGACTGATCAAAGATTTCAGGTTCTAGTTGTGCACGGCTGATAAAGTCATCCAAATAATTTACAGCTGGAAATGCATCAAAAGGAGGATCTATGAATTATGGACTCAATTtgatttgtcaaaaaaaaaaataaaaatctgatttttttttttttccacagcacaatTAATCACTAATTTGTGTTGGACTATCCCATGAAATCCTCCAAAATACATTACTGGCAGGTTAGGAAGGAACataaaaagaggaaggatcATCTCAGCCACATGATCTCACCTTGGTGGTTGGCTCCAGTTTCAAGGCCTGTTTTAGCACCTCCATGGCCTCTTTGTATTCACCCTTATCTGACAGCAGCTGAAAGAGATTAGAAGACCTGAAGTGTGAGCACTTCTAGAATACccataaattaaagtaattatGTCCCAATATAATTTTCCCTCAAAATAATATCTAACACAAGATGATACAGATTTCAAAGAACGCCATGTGTGGTCATTATTAGAGATGGAGTGAGATGTTTTATTACATCTCTCGGTGATAACTTGACTCTCACCTTTCCGGTCCTGAAAAGGGCCTTGACGTTGTTGGGCTGGAGGGTCAGGACGTCCCGGCTGGTGTGCAGTGCCTCGTCGAACTGCTCCAGTCTGAGCTGAGCGGTGGCCAGGTTGTTCAGACACTTCACCCGGTATTCCctcacctcttcctcctcctccttcatgCCAACATCATTTCCATCTGCACAGACACAGGCATGTAGCTCATTGCATGCCCCCCTGCACTTGGTACTGgattgatttcattttattataaaccaaaaaagaaaaaacaaatgggGGAGAAAAAAGTAGTTGCATAAATCATCTTGGGagggatgatttttttttcttttaatccttattttaaaaaaagcaaatttcaagaaaaaattCCCAGTGGTTCATGCTCTGCTTTTTAATGCAGCTGGTTATAGTATTCCTTCTCCTGCGTGGTGTCTGTACCAGACCCAGACGTCCAACTGAAAGAGGTATTGACCAAAAAAATGAGGACTTGTTCACACAAAGACATTTTACTCTGGACTCTTGACTTGTTGGATCACAAATTCAAGCAGTTTATGAACAGTTTCAGTGTACCAAGTTTAACCTTATTGCTGATTTTAGCCATTTGTCTTtaatgtgttgattttttttaaatttgtttttctggaaTGTCTAGTTTTGACTTTATGCTGTTAGCAGCAAAATAGTTGCTACTACTTCCACCAGTTTGTGTCCTGCCACTAAAATAAAGGCTGGAAatgatttagattttctttcatggaaatgtttgtttcctcAAGGTGGAATAGATAGATAAAGACAAATCTGGTACTTTTTTCACTAAATAagagctggattttttttttttttaaactgttctaTGGATGATTTTAGCAGAACGTTTCTAATGttacctgtgtgtaatttaatctctgtATTAATACACCTGTTCTGGTGTTTGCTTTTGAACACTTTAAGTTGGATtccaatcatttaaaattttgctaGACCTGTAAATATAATAACAACTGCATTTCTCCAGTTTAATTCTTCATCTTCTCTTTGACTGATTACAATATCTGTATGATCTGAACAGACTCCTCTCTTCGGTGTCGCATTGGATTCACTCAGCATTCAGCTCTTATTGATTCATTATGAGGCAGCTCATGTTTTTACTTCATCGTCTTATTCAGCCACATTTCTCCCTCAGGCTTTCTCTGCCTCGTCGATAATTACCGTGATTAAGGAGGTTGAAATGGTGGGAAAGTTGATTGGCTTTgatcatgcaaaaaaaattaagtgaaagCATTTACGGCGGCGCTCAGCACAGATGGACGCAGCCATGCATAGAGACGCTGCGATTAGTGGAGCACTCCTGTCAAATGACATTCTATACCTGCAGTGTTTGTTCACATGCCCCTGTTATAGCTACCAGTATAGAAATACCCAATCATTAAATCAGTGATACCTTGGCTGTGTGTGGTCAGCACCTCCAGAGCTACATAATAAGCTCTGGCAGCCAGGCTGTACTCCTCTCTCTGGAAGTGAAAGTTTCCTCGCTCTCTCTTCTGGTTGCCAATGCGGATGCGGTCAGCAATGGGCAGAGTTTCCGGGTCTGGTTTGTCTCTGATGTCCAGCAGCTGCAGTTGGTAGAGTAGTGGAGCCCATGCAGGGATGTCAGGCTCTCTGCACAGACATAAGCAAGCAAAGTTAATACCAGGGTacattttcctttaataaaGTTCCCTACTTTTCTCAAattctctttatgtttttgttcagatattttctgtaaatatagaaaatatttacagatacaGAGACGCATCACTCAGTGATGCGTCTCTGTATCACAGAGTGGATGACAGAGACCAAAAAACATCCTTTTCTTCCTTAACGTTTTCCTGATTTCctaatgaatacattttctttgttgtgcTTCTGTCACATCATGCATGTATTCTTTGTTTCCATTTAGAGTTTgacggggaaaaaaagaattgacTTCCATGTCACTAATAAAATGGATACAGTCCCATCCTAAGTTCTATGTGTTGCCATTGGGAGTAACTTGGAATTTACTTGGTTGTCAACTCAACCCTGTGTAAACACTTTTACATTGTAATATTGTGTAGAAAAATTTGacataatgttttataaattaaaatatgaaaagtgatGTGCGCTCTTGTGTTTTCTAGAAGCATCTTTTGCTGCAAATATGGCAGAAAGTATTAAGAAAGTTTCTGCTTTGCACACCTATAGACTGAAATGTCTGGCCAtgcttctttgcaaaatagctttAGCTCAGCCAGATTACATGGAATGcttctgtgaatatttttttgccACAGATTTTAACTTTTCACCTTGATTTAGGTCAgtactttgactggaccattttaaTTCATGAAAATTATTGGATTTTAACCATTGTACTGTTGCTCAGCTTTTATGTTTAGGGTTGTCCTTCTGAGAAGTACACCTCTGCACCAGTCTTAAGTCAGTTTTAGTCtctaacacattttttttattttaccaagatTGTTCTGTATTTCTTTCGTCCATCTTCTAAActactctgaccagcttctctgtccCCAACAGCATAACGTTTCCACCACCATGTTCCTCAGAATAGATATCAAGGTAATATGCGATATCATATGCcttattttattgttgactgTTGCCTTTTTATTCACATTGATGTTACACAATGAGGTTGTATAATGCGACATTATAATGCTTGGTCATGTGTACTGAGTAAAGCAACAAACAGTCACCATCATGGTGCTGAAGGAGCATTAGTGAATCTCTGTACAGATTAATTTGAACTGGATCCAGCTGCCTACACACTTTAACAATAACACCTTCAAAGATGTCTCAGCCATGCCAGCTCATTTAAGAGGGCAAGTATTTGAAACTCGTACGAACCCGATGGCTTCAGCGAACTCAAGAGTCACTCTGAAAGAAAGTTAATTTGGTTTTTAATCATGTGTCTCCTGTGCACTCATGGCTCACAATGGTCCATAATCAGTTCCACTGTGGAGGTTCTGATTCCAGATGTGTGACAGAGGGAGGTAATAAGATGGAAAGATCATAGGTTGGCAGTAGAGTTCAATACATCATATTacaaaaatacacttaaaagGTCACTTTTAACaactaaatgtaaaaagaaaaaaaaaaagatccccTGG
Above is a window of Xiphophorus hellerii strain 12219 chromosome 2, Xiphophorus_hellerii-4.1, whole genome shotgun sequence DNA encoding:
- the fkbp16 gene encoding FKBP prolyl isomerase 16 isoform X1, with product METEPCCEERRDGVLDPTEPEVAERISEPADCDPLNKLPCGPPEQGEELCGKEPSEIENHAVESKDTEIKSVSNCEQEREQAECKVEKKLKKTNSWKMVRFQDPSTEEDVVERDSSAEILFPEYAVEEWTCAQFEELFMAEDWENITEDRLLRKKILESGDKQVPRSTWGQEVTVKMQGVLEDRTVVEKDCKLVFVIGEGDVIQALEECVMSMQKGEITLLVADSQYAYGLLGREPDIPAWAPLLYQLQLLDIRDKPDPETLPIADRIRIGNQKRERGNFHFQREEYSLAARAYYVALEVLTTHSQDGNDVGMKEEEEEVREYRVKCLNNLATAQLRLEQFDEALHTSRDVLTLQPNNVKALFRTGKLLSDKGEYKEAMEVLKQALKLEPTTKAIHAELSKLVKRQSGGKDTQQWRLKPAKVLGDDITPFLIPSKKKSPGLSWKFILGALVVAFGSLVTSMIMTARN